cgTCTCAATCTAGTTCCTCTCTCAAAACCTTGGATACCTGATTTGTCAAATGAGAGTAATAGTTATGTCACTCAGAGGGACATGTACACACATACCTCACAGAGGATTCTATGAGGAAATGTATATAGAGGGCCCAGCATACTTTATGTACTCGGTATCTAATTGATACCAGAACTATTGCATGCGATTATTATTATGGAGTGACACAAGTCATGAATTTATGATATGTTGCTTCCTCcacaagtaagaaaataaaataagctttggGCACCAGAATGTCTCAggtgcttaagcatctgccttcggctcagatcatgatctcagggtcctgtgatggagccaagcattgggctccctgctcagcagggagcctgcttctccctctccctttcaccctgctcctgctcactctctctcttgctccctcgcaaataaataaaatctttttaggggagcctgggtggctcagcagtttagcactgtcttcagtccagagcctgatcctggagacccaaggatcgagtcccgcaatgggctccctgcatggagcctgcctctctctctctctctctctgtgtgtctctcatgaataaataaataaaaatctttttaaaaaataggctgtAATGCCTAATTCAGATATTGGACAATCATATAATTTATCTGTTCGCCTGTGACAGATGGATACATTCTGGGAAGTtatgataaaaatgtcaaaatatttaaaaattgtaacacTTGCTGTAATTCTTTCAATTGGAGAGGAATTCATCATAAGAAATTTTCTGTATTTGGGACTTTTAATCAAAATGGTTTggttactgggacacctgggtggctcagcggttgagcgtctcgtctgcctttggcccagggcatgatcctgggattgagtcccacattgggctcctggcagggagcctgcttttccctctgcctgtgtctttgcctctctctgtgtgtctttcataaataaataaataaataaataaataaataaataaataaataaatacttaaaaaaaagaaaggtttggtTACTAATGGAGCAAAAAGTTGTCACTACCAGGCCCAATGTCTCCTCCAGGAGATAAAGGAAGTAACTTGGAGTCAGCCATCCTGTGTTTGAGTCCTAGAACGGCCTTTTCTCACTGTAacaccttgggcaaatcatttaaattctttaaatattagtttcctcatctgtgagatcTGGATAATATTGTCTATTCATAAGCTTGTTATGAGGATCAAGTGAGAAAGAGTGTGAACACACTTTTGTAAACAGTGAAGCGCTATACAAGTATATCAGATGGTATAATATATTTTGTGGCACAAACCTCAAAGACAGAAGGGGAAAATGGTTCTAGTGTATTTTGACTTGGTTTTGTAAGCTGTGATTCTGTTACTTCACTAAATGCCAATAGTATTCTCTGTAGCTATCCAAAGATAGATTTATGAGAGATATCAATTTAGTTCACAAACTGTAGTGTTTTTGCTACCTGCTATGGTATGTGTCCTTTACTTAACCTTTCCCTGGCCACCCTGTTGAAAAGGAATTATCTTGTGGTAAGAAAATGATTAGTGTGAGGGAATAAAATCCTGCAAACAAAATCTGTTCCTGTTTTTTGttaatcagaaataaatttaCTTACCCATAAAAATGAGTTTAGCCAAATTAGTATACACTTTCTGCTTCCAAGAAATATTGATACCATCCACTAGCATCTAATCCAGAAGTAGGCTGAAAGCCCATACTGTGGGCTTACATTCCCAAGTTTTCTGTGTTTTGTAAGACACTACCTCAAAGGGCCAAGACAATCAGctgtaaaattttcaaatgtactTATTAGCCTCAGTCTTTCTGTATGTGAGACTAATCCATGTCATAGATTCATGGAAATTGCCTGGTTACTTATGTAATTTGATGGATAAAGTCTCACTGTCCCCTCTGAATGACATAGTCTAGTTTAcaatttattaattcacttaataTTCTCTTTGTTCTCCAAGAGCATTCTTATTCTTTTAGGaaggaatgaaaaacaaagtatgACACATTTTTCTGTGAAACTTTCTGTTTAGGCTCATTCTGCTTTACATTTTCATTCAGATGATAAACCAAGAGCATGCTTGAAACACTAAGTCAAACTTCCCTGACTCAAGTTTTCTCCTGACAGCAGTTCCAGTCTTACCAATTCCTAAGCACTAGTCTATAAAAATGGGAAGCTTTGGTTTTCACTCTCAACTGTTCAGAAAACTCTACCAAACCTTAGTGGTCCTCAGATGCCACTCCTGAATCTGTGGCTGAAATTTTAAGTTGACATCTTTATTCCCCCCAAAAAACTCACTCCTTTTAAGAAGCACTTAGGAACATTtccaaaaattctttaaaagttcaccacacttggggcgcctgggtggctcagttggttaagcgtctggctcttgattttggttcaggtcatgatctcagaatcgtgGTATCGGCAGATCCTGCtccccactcagctgggagtctgcttctctcccttctcctctgttcctcctcccaccccccccacccctacttactctctctctctcaaataaataaaatatctttttaaaaaaagttcattaGACTTTCCTTAGCCTCTATATCCAAGGAAGTCTGGATATAGACTTCTGTTTAGGTCCCATGAGGTTTGATGAAGAAATTGGAAGCAGGGATATACACAGGTCTCTACAATCCACaggtaagaaagagaaaagcattttcCTATCATCATAGACTTTTCAGGTCTAGATTAAGGAGCATAAAAGGTCATCTACTCAAATCACCCATGTGGTGGTAGGATCTCCTTTCCAATACTTGACAAATGCTTGGATACTTGGAATGACAACCCCCTGTCTTAGAAGGTGGCCAACTCCATTCTATTCACATTAATCCAAAATCTGTAGCTTCCACTCATTTGGTCCCGTTCTGCTCCATGAGGCCATTCAGCAAGTCTGAATCCTCATCCACATAGCAGTCTtacacatatttgaaaatatctttcaaagtgtgcctggctggctcagtcagtagaacatgtgactcttgatctagggttgtaagttcaagccccacattgggtgtagagattacttttaaaaatgaaatcttaaaaaaaaaaataaacagctttcGGTTGCGGTGACAAGGCGGCAGAGTGTTGTGGACGATGTCCTTGGAGGCGACCGGGCCTACCGCGGGGATGGTACTTGCAGAGCTGTATGTCTCGGATCGAGAGGGAAATGATGCTACAGGTGATGGAACCAAGGAGAAGCCTTTTAAAACAGGCCTAAAGGCTTTGATGACAGTGGGAAAAGAACCGTTTCTCACCATTTACATAGATtcccagaaagaaaatgagaggtggGATGTTATGTCTAAATCACAgatgaagaacagaaaaaaaatgtggcacaGAGAACAAATGAAGAGTGAATCCCgggaaaagaaagaggcagaagataATTTGCGAAGAGAAAAGAACctggaagaagcaaagaagattatcattaaaaatgatccgagggatccctgggtggcgcagcggtttagcgcctgcctttggcccagggcgcgatcctggagacccgggatcgaatcccacgtcgggctcccggtgcatggagcctgcttctccctctgcctgtgtctctgcctctctctctctctctctgtgactatcataaataaataaaaaatttaaaaaaaaaatttaaaaaaaaaataaaaatgatccgAGTCTCCCAGAGCCAAAATGTGTGAAGATTCATGCACTAGAAGAATACAGAGGCCAAAGAGTAAAGGTGTTTGGCTGGGTCCACAGGCTGCATAGGCAAGGAAAGAATTTAATGTTTCTGGTGTTGTAGGATGGTACAGGCTATCTTCAGTGTGTCTTGTCAGATGATTTGTGTCAGCGTTACAATGGAGTCGTCTTGGCCCCTGAGAGCAGTGTTGCAGTGTATGGGACTCTAAATCTGACCCCAAAGGGCAAGCAGGCCCCTGGGGGCCATGAGCTGAGCTGTGACTTCTGGGAACTGATTGGGCTCGCCCCTGCTGGAGGAGCTGATAACTTGATTAACGAGGAGTCCGACGTGGATGTCCAGCTCAACCACCGACACATGATCCGGGGAGAAAACATGTCCAAGAACCTGAAAGCACGTGCTGTGGTCACCCGGTGCTTTAGAGATCACTTCTTTGATAGGGAGTACTATGAAGTTACTCCTCCAATGTCAGTGCAAACACAAGTAGAAGGAGGGGCTACACTCTTCAAGCTTGACTATTGTGGGGAAGAGGCATTTTTTACTCAGTCCTCACAGCTGTATCTGGAGACCTGCATTCCAGCTCTGGGAGATGTGTTTTGTATCGCACAGTCATACAGGGCAGAACAATCTAGAACACGAAGGCACCTGGCTGAATAAACTCATGTGGAAGCAGAGTATCCTTTCCTGACCTTTGAGGAGCTTCTGAACCGATTGGAGGACTTGGTTTGTGACGTGGTTGATAGAGTCTTGAAATCACCTGCAGGAAGCATAGTGCATGACCTTAGCCCGAACTTCAAGCCTCCCAAACGACCTTTTAAGCAGATGAACTATTCAGATGCTATTGTGTGGCTGaaagaacacaaaataaagaaagaagatggaACCTTCTATGAATTTGGAGAGGACACCCCAGAAGCTCCTGAGAGACTGATGACGGACTCCATTAATGAGCCCATCTTGCTCTGTCGATTTCCTGTAGAGATCAAGTCCTTCTATATGCAGCGATGTCCCGAGGATTCCCGCCTTACGGAATCTGTTGACGTGTTGATGCCCAATGTTGGTGAGATTGTGGGAGGCTCAATGCGTATCTGGGATAGTGAGGAAATACTGGCAGGTTATAAAAGGGAAGGAATTGACCCCACTCCCTATTACTGGTACACAGATCAGAGAAAATATGGCACATGTCCTCATGGAGGATATGGCTTGGGCTTGGAATGATTCTTGACCTGGATTCTGAATAGGTATCACATCCGAGACGTATGCTTATACCCAAGATTTGTCCAGCGTTGCAAGCCATAACTGATTCCTCCAGAAGCATTAAGGAAAGAAGATAGTTTATGAAAGGAACAGACTgcctcttaaaaaacaaaaaaaacgaaaGCCAAAATATTCCCTTTTTTATTCCACTGCTGTATGTATAtatccatctctttttttccctacaaaaAGCAGTCAAAATCATGTGACTATCAAATGACATCGGTGTTGTCATTTTAAGAAACACTATCCATCACAAAGCTTGGGGGAAATATCTACATGCCATGTTACACTACAGTTGTAAGTCCATATCATGCTCTCATCCAATTATGGGATTTAATTTTTGCCTCATATATAATTAAACAGATTTTAATTATGGTTTAAGACATTCCAGTAACTTAATCTTTCCGTCCTGTTAAGTGTAACTGGAATTCTTTATATGATTTTGTTGTATGAGTGAGTTAGAACAAAGATCTTGAGGAAAAATTGATAATGTGTAAAAATCTGCTGATATTAGAACACTATAATTCATTGATACTGGAATCAAAAACAGTTTTGCATTGGTTATTAATCTTTTCTAATCTGTAGAGCTGCTTATAGTTCTAAACCATACAAATTGATGTGGAGGAAGCtgtaaaaaatgagaattttgcgTTAAACAATTTGAAATAACAGCAAATTCTTTGTTGTTCCTTGCTTTAGTTTAAGTTAAAGAGGCAGAGTGATCTTCTCGCTTTCCTGATAGTCTCTAagtaattaagaataaataagtTCCAAAAGAATTTGCAGCTGGAATCTTAATGACAACTGTATGTGGCCATTTGAGTCTCCCCACACTGTGACTCTAGATCTAATCTGTGCTACTGTATTAACTCCTAGTAGGAATAGCTTCATTTCAGATTTGGTACATTTTTCTCCCCAGATGCATGTCATGTGTTCTCAATAGGCTATATTCCCAGCAATCAATAAATGGACACacatgaaaactaaaaacaaacaaacaaacaaaaaatacagctTTCATGCCACCGATGTTATGTCTTCTCAAGGCTGAACTTCTCTAGTTTCTTCAAGTGTTGTGTTCCTCCTATGATAGTGGAGGCACTTAATAAACAAACATTCATGGGATTAATGAACAAGTGGTTGCTTGTCTTTGAATATACTGTTTTTTactacatcattttaaaaattaatatttctggagtgcttactatgtgatacttcatttaatcttcacaataaccttattattatttctattttacaattgagaaaactgagacattGAGTGTTTAAGTAACAGTCAAAAGGAACAAAACTGGAATGTGAAGTAGGGCAGTGTGACACTCAAGCTCATATTACACTCATATGCATTCTTAAAAGTGTTACTCAGagtgtgtcaactgtactcaaatgaaaaaatttttaagtgttgcTTACAAATGAACACTAATGCCTTACGTACAGCAGAGAGTAAAGTATGACTATCATCTACTTCTTAGACATTATATTTCCATTACTGTGGTCCTGCATCAACTGAATATTGGGTGGAAGGGGGGAAATTAATATTATTGGCTTTAcattaaacttatttatttatttatttatttatttttatttgagagcaagagagagaaaaaaagagagcagacacagagggatagggagaggcagactccccactgagcagacagccccatgtggggctccatcccaggaccccaggatcatgtcctgagccaaaggcagacacttaaccaactgagccatccaggtgccccaagctcaCTCTTTTAAAGTTACAgcattttggggtgcctggctgattCAGTTGATGGAACGTCtgcttgatcttggagttgttgagattaagccccaagttggctgtacagattacttaaaagaaaaataaagtgataccATGGGgcgtctcggtggctcagttggttgagtgtcctactcttgatttcaggtcatgatctcacagtcattgGATCGAGCCACACTTCTGGCTCCATGcacagtgcagagtctgcttgttcctctccctctgctcctccccacacttgctctcactctctctctccctctaaaataaataaataagtacaatctaaaaaaaaaagtgatagcaTTCTCAACCTGTATTCATGTAGTTGGTTGTCCAAACTCAAGTATATGaccttatatatattttcttaaagattttatttatttatttatgagagacaaacagagagaggcagagacatacgcagagggagaagcaggctctctgtggggaagcccaatgtgggacttgaccccaggacctgggatcatgacctgagccaaaggcagacactcgaccactgagccatccaggtgccccatataacCTTATATTTTATACCTGTGAAGTTTCATCTTTCTTGATTCAGTCAAACTTATCCAGATGTCTTTGAGTTCTGGTCTTGCTGTCTAACAGACTTACCAGTCCTCCACATTCACATCTAATGAAACACAAATGAATTGATCATGCTCTATTTTCTTGAGAAGTCTGATGAACGGGGGAAGGATGCAGAAAGAGCCCTGTGGCAAACCACTAGAAACTTCCTTTACAAGTGCCATCATTTCATTTCTCAGCACCCTTTGAGCATAATAAATTCAATCAGCTGCCAATTCATCAAATTGTTTAAACAACCAGCTCATTCCATAGCagattattcacaatagccaaaagttggaaacaacactaatgtccatcaacagatgaatggataagcaaagtGTGGCACATACATCTGAGTCTTtttagtaaattaattaatttgagagagagagagagcatgagtgagggggggCCTAGGCAgagggtgagaagcagactccctgctgagcagcaagcctgactcagggctcaatcccaggaccctgagatcatgacgagagctgaaatcaaaagttagaggcttaacagcctgagccacccagaggcccctcacTTTTTTGCCCACGGGTTTTTGTGATTGCAGACTGCCAGCTCCTCAGTCATCCCTGCTccatccaccaccacccccacccccacaacacCATCAGAACTCTGGATAAGTGGGTCCTCTGGAGCTGCAGCTGTGTGAGTGTAGGGCTGCTACTTAGTCCCCTGCAACTGGTCCCCAGTGCAGTGCTCGCACACAGGCCTGACCCCTGCAGTGTGTACCTACCTACCCCCAGCCCTTCTGCCAACACAGACTTCTATGACCATGTACGTGCCATTATGGAAAATACTacggcagtttctcaaaaaattaaaagcaaaactatcATATGAGCCAACAGTTCTGCTTTGGTGTAGGTATCTGAAGGACacaaaatcactatctcaaagagcTGTCATCTGCACTCccctgttcactgcagcattatttacaatggccaagacatggaaacaatctagGTGTTCATtgctggttgaatgaatgaagaaatatatgcatacacacattcacacacacaatggagtattattcagccattaaaaaaaggaaggaaatcgcggtgcctgggtggctcagttgaatgaacatctgactattggttttggctcaggtcatgatctcaaggtcctgggatccagcccaccTCTGGTTCTGcactccgcagggagtctgcttctccttctcccctgcccctcccctcactcacacgttctccccctctctctgtctctcaaataaataaataaatctctttttaaaataaggaaatagggtcggggagaaaaataaggaaatcctgccatttccaacaacaggGCTGGATTttaagggtattatgctaagtaaaagaagtcatacagagaaagacaaatactaataCATCTCACTTCTATGTGGACTCTAAAAACATCAAAGCCATTTAAACAGAGAGTAGACTGACagttaccaggggctgagggggTGGTATGGGGAAATGGGGATACATTGGTGaaaaagtacaaactttcagttataagataaataacttccggggatgtaatgtacagcatgatgatgaTAGTTAACCATATTGTATTGAGCCTTGAGAGTTGGTATGAGAGTAAATCTTGAATGTTCTCACCATAActacaacaataacaaaatggtaattatgtgatgtAGTAGATGTGTTAAGTAACCTTGTTATGGTAAACATGTTGTAATATATACCTGTATCAAATTAATTACATGGCATACTTAAACCTCCacaatatgtcaattatatcaataaagtcagaaaaaagaatcagggcagccccggtggtgcagcggtttagcgccgcctgcagcccagggcgtgatctggagaccctggatggagtcccacgtcgggctctctgcgtggagcctgcttctctctctgcgtggagcctgcttctctctctgcctctctctctctctgcatctctaggaataaataaataaaatattaaaaaaaagaaaaaagaatcagatggaaattctagaactgaaaactAATATCTGAAGTAAAGAACTAAATACAAGCATTTAACAACCAAATAGACCCGAAAGAAGACAAAATCCATGAAGTGATAAATACATAGCACCTAAACTGTAgtacagagagggaaaaaaaagaatacaaaatagagaaaagaacacAGACATGTGGGACACATTGAAAATgtctaatatatatgtaatttaagtcccagaaggagaggagagagaacaaatgggGCAGAAGTAATATTTGAAGAGACTATGGATGAGATGAGCTTTTTCCAAAACCGAGTGAAGATGTTAACACAGAGATCGAAGAAATTCTATCTAGAGGctactcatacacacacacaaaaaaaaaaccacatatagGCATGTCATAGTAAAATTGCCCGAAGATTAAAGGCAAAGTGTTAAAAGCAACCAGAGGGAAAAAGACAAATCACCTTCAAAAAAAGCAAGATAAGCCTTAGAAATGACTTCCCCAAACATTTTGAAATCTACTTCCCTAAAATCAAGGATACACTTATGAGTATGCCTTTGGTTCTTTTTGTTATAACTCCAAGTTACTGTCACCCCAATAGCCTTTTTTTCAGTGATATTGGCACTTCAGTATTATCAGCAGGTTCTCCAGAATGAGATCCATACCCGGTGGGAGGCAGTGTGGCCTAGTGGAAATAGCAGCGTCCTGCCTCTAaaaagctgtgtgaccttggcctaGTTTGTTAACGTCTTTAAACCTCAGTGatgtttctcatctgcaaaatgcagaCAGTATCCATTTTGTGGGGCTGGTGGGCAATTCCATGAACAACGCTTTTAGCCCAGTAACCATTATGATATAGAAGTTCTGTGAAAAGCGGCCTCCTATCTTCTTTTCAGATAGAATAGTTTCAACAAATAAAGAGTTTACCAAATGTTTCACTTttagcagaaggagaagcaactGCAACCATCTGATgataaattagggatccctgggtggcgcagcggtttagcgcctgcctttggcccagggcgcgatcctggagacccgggatcgaatcccacgtcgggctcccggtgcatggagcctgcttctccctctgcctctctctctctctctctctctctctgtgtgactatcattaaaaaattaaaaaaaaaagattttattgatgatAAATTGGATGATGTAATAGTGATGAGGACTTTACCTACCACTTATtgaagcatttactatgtgccagtttACCTTCATTAACCCTTAATAGCAACCCTATAAAACCTGTACTACTGTGgtgcccattttacagttggggaaaTTAGGTTTAAGGAAGATAAGcaacatacttttttaaaagatgtatttatttgagacagagagagaacacagggggTTGGgacagcaggaaagggagagagagaagcagacaccctgttgagtggggagctggaggtggggcttggttcccacaatcctgagatcatgaccccagctgaaatcatcaggaagatgctta
The Vulpes vulpes isolate BD-2025 chromosome X, VulVul3, whole genome shotgun sequence genome window above contains:
- the LOC112907838 gene encoding LOW QUALITY PROTEIN: asparagine--tRNA ligase, cytoplasmic-like (The sequence of the model RefSeq protein was modified relative to this genomic sequence to represent the inferred CDS: substituted 3 bases at 3 genomic stop codons), coding for MSLEATGPTAGMVLAELYVSDREGNDATGDGTKEKPFKTGLKALMTVGKEPFLTIYIDSQKENERWDVMSKSQMKNRKKMWHREQMKSESREKKEAEDNLRREKNLEEAKKIIIKNDPSLPEPKCVKIHALEEYRGQRVKVFGWVHRLHRQGKNLMFLVLXDGTGYLQCVLSDDLCQRYNGVVLAPESSVAVYGTLNLTPKGKQAPGGHELSCDFWELIGLAPAGGADNLINEESDVDVQLNHRHMIRGENMSKNLKARAVVTRCFRDHFFDREYYEVTPPMSVQTQVEGGATLFKLDYCGEEAFFTQSSQLYLETCIPALGDVFCIAQSYRAEQSRTRRHLAEXTHVEAEYPFLTFEELLNRLEDLVCDVVDRVLKSPAGSIVHDLSPNFKPPKRPFKQMNYSDAIVWLKEHKIKKEDGTFYEFGEDTPEAPERLMTDSINEPILLCRFPVEIKSFYMQRCPEDSRLTESVDVLMPNVGEIVGGSMRIWDSEEILAGYKREGIDPTPYYWYTDQRKYGTCPHGGYGLGLEXFLTWILNRYHIRDVCLYPRFVQRCKP